One genomic region from Euzebya tangerina encodes:
- a CDS encoding D-alanine--D-alanine ligase family protein has protein sequence MPPPVHVLHLSGATTTQEMADLSHLYARDCAAACADPSRWTFSFVDLAPDGTWRFPASLDQTALAAAESVSVDRAVARLVEMAPDVVIPQLFDLPGMTHVRALLDLLDLPYVGNPPHVMALAADKALARAVVAAAGVAVPDAEVVEPAQTPSLSPPVVVKPVDADNSVGVTLVRAKAELGPALDGAWSVAPRALVEQYIPLGREVRCGTLELEGEIVALPLEEYRVDPVNKPIRDASDKLRRDEDDQLHLVAKDAAHAWIVADDDPIVPAVQAAARTCHQALGCRQYGLVDFRIDPAGQPWFLEAGPYCSFAEQSVITTMAAAADIPLPALFAECVTAAIRTHRTT, from the coding sequence ATGCCCCCGCCCGTCCATGTGCTGCACCTGAGCGGGGCCACGACCACGCAGGAGATGGCGGACCTGTCGCATCTGTACGCCCGTGACTGCGCCGCCGCGTGTGCCGACCCGTCGCGCTGGACCTTCTCCTTCGTCGACCTCGCCCCGGATGGGACGTGGCGCTTTCCCGCCAGCCTGGACCAGACGGCGCTGGCCGCCGCCGAGTCGGTGTCGGTGGACCGGGCGGTGGCGCGGCTGGTCGAGATGGCGCCAGACGTGGTGATCCCCCAGCTGTTCGACCTGCCTGGCATGACCCACGTCCGGGCCTTGCTCGATCTGCTCGACCTGCCCTACGTCGGCAATCCTCCCCACGTGATGGCCCTGGCTGCTGACAAGGCGCTGGCTCGTGCGGTGGTTGCGGCGGCTGGTGTCGCCGTGCCGGACGCGGAGGTCGTCGAACCGGCGCAGACTCCCAGCCTGTCGCCTCCTGTGGTGGTCAAGCCGGTTGATGCCGACAACTCCGTCGGTGTGACGCTGGTCCGGGCGAAGGCGGAGCTCGGGCCGGCGCTGGACGGCGCGTGGTCAGTCGCACCGAGGGCCCTGGTCGAGCAGTACATCCCCCTGGGACGTGAGGTGCGGTGTGGGACCCTCGAACTCGAGGGCGAGATCGTCGCCCTGCCGCTGGAGGAGTATCGCGTCGACCCGGTCAACAAACCCATCCGGGATGCCAGCGACAAGCTGCGAAGAGATGAGGACGACCAGCTGCACCTCGTGGCCAAGGACGCTGCGCACGCCTGGATCGTGGCCGACGACGATCCCATCGTCCCGGCCGTTCAGGCCGCGGCTCGAACCTGTCATCAGGCGCTGGGCTGCCGCCAGTACGGCCTCGTCGACTTCCGCATCGACCCGGCCGGGCAGCCGTGGTTCCTGGAGGCCGGCCCCTACTGCTCCTTCGCCGAGCAGAGCGTCATCACGACCATGGCTGCCGCGGCTGACATCCCACTACCGGCACTGTTCGCCGAGTGTGTGACCGCCGCTATCCGTACGCACCGGACGACCTAG
- a CDS encoding ATP-grasp enzyme, which produces MTETVAGPPRSDQQTPWSGLRSVGRTVGTLGLLTAALPLDLALTAAAAARAELRRDRVRPVPPTTSASTNRPLTIMVSGGKMTKSLHLARAFHAAGHRVVMVETARYRLGAHRYSRAVDAFHVVPAPSHPDYADALARIVRREQVDVYVPVCSPVSSRYDAESSKLLPDHCEVFHVDVDVIDDLDDKYRFATRAAALGLDVPETHLITDPAQVLDFDFPDDGRTWILKSIPYDPVHRLDLTRLPRPTQAETAAHVASLPIGPDRPWILQEFVEGQEFCAHATVRDGTIRVWACCASSPFQVNYEMVDEPDIQAWVEQFVSDLDLTGQVSFDFIRTETGRTVAIECNPRTHSAITMFDDLPALAAAYLDPGSGLLVPHASSRPTYWLHHELWRMLTRPSRIPERLGILRRGRDAVLRGDDPLPFLLLPHLQVPALLVDALRHGREWVRIDFNIGKLVEVGGD; this is translated from the coding sequence ATGACTGAGACGGTTGCGGGACCGCCTCGCAGCGACCAGCAGACACCATGGTCGGGCCTTCGGAGCGTCGGTCGAACGGTCGGAACGCTCGGGTTGCTGACCGCTGCCCTTCCACTCGACCTGGCGCTGACAGCTGCCGCGGCCGCACGCGCAGAGCTACGTCGAGATCGCGTCCGGCCCGTCCCACCGACAACCTCGGCGAGCACGAATCGGCCGCTGACCATCATGGTGAGCGGCGGCAAGATGACCAAGTCGCTCCACCTCGCCCGGGCCTTCCACGCCGCCGGTCACCGGGTGGTCATGGTCGAGACCGCGCGCTATCGGCTGGGCGCGCATCGCTACAGCCGCGCTGTCGACGCCTTCCACGTGGTGCCGGCGCCATCCCACCCCGACTACGCCGATGCGCTGGCGAGGATCGTCAGACGCGAGCAGGTCGACGTGTACGTCCCGGTCTGCTCCCCCGTCTCCAGCAGGTACGACGCCGAGTCCAGCAAGCTCCTCCCCGATCACTGCGAGGTCTTCCACGTCGATGTGGACGTGATCGACGACCTGGACGACAAGTACCGCTTCGCCACGCGTGCGGCGGCTCTCGGCCTCGACGTGCCGGAGACCCACCTGATCACCGACCCGGCCCAGGTGCTCGACTTCGACTTCCCCGACGACGGCCGGACCTGGATCCTGAAGTCCATTCCCTACGACCCCGTGCACCGCCTGGACCTGACCCGGCTGCCCCGTCCGACGCAGGCCGAGACCGCCGCCCACGTGGCCTCGTTGCCGATCGGCCCCGACCGCCCATGGATCCTGCAGGAGTTCGTGGAGGGCCAGGAGTTCTGCGCCCACGCAACCGTTCGCGACGGCACCATCCGCGTCTGGGCCTGCTGCGCCTCCTCCCCCTTCCAGGTCAACTACGAGATGGTCGACGAGCCGGACATCCAGGCCTGGGTGGAGCAGTTCGTCAGTGACCTCGACCTGACCGGGCAGGTGTCCTTCGACTTCATCCGAACCGAGACGGGCCGGACGGTGGCAATCGAGTGCAACCCGCGCACGCACTCGGCCATCACGATGTTCGACGACCTTCCCGCGCTCGCCGCGGCCTACCTCGACCCTGGTAGCGGCCTGCTGGTGCCGCACGCGTCGAGCCGACCGACGTACTGGCTGCACCACGAGCTGTGGCGAATGCTCACCCGGCCGTCACGCATCCCGGAGCGCCTTGGGATCCTCCGGCGAGGTCGGGACGCGGTCCTGCGGGGTGATGATCCCCTCCCCTTCCTCCTGCTGCCGCACCTGCAGGTCCCCGCGCTGCTCGTGGATGCGCTGCGACACGGCCGCGAGTGGGTCCGCATCGACTTCAACATCGGCAAGCTGGTCGAGGTCGGTGGGGACTAG
- a CDS encoding O-methyltransferase, translating to MSASPEAAGPGAPRLRPVTPIGIAAALLEAVEDRLVAHGDVDQDILDDLRGATARVAGLEPYVARCTTPASAALEQLEADTNRHDWSAVDADGATPGVEREMLSGHVEGQLLRMLVGVAAARSVLDIGLFSGYSSLAMAEGLPDDGRVIGCEVDPRVADFARDRLERSPHGHKVEIRVGPATETLAALTAEQQVFDVAFLDADKGGYQGYLTRLLDDRLVRPGGLILADNTLLQGQPYATGSPSGSGAAIATFNEAVLAEQRVEQVLIPLRDGVTLMRVLGDD from the coding sequence GTGAGCGCGTCGCCTGAGGCCGCCGGGCCTGGCGCGCCACGCCTGCGTCCGGTCACGCCCATCGGCATCGCCGCCGCGCTGCTCGAGGCCGTCGAGGATCGCCTCGTCGCTCACGGCGACGTGGACCAGGACATCCTCGATGATCTGCGCGGCGCGACGGCTCGCGTCGCGGGTCTCGAGCCCTACGTCGCCCGGTGCACGACGCCGGCGTCCGCAGCGCTCGAGCAGTTGGAGGCCGACACCAATCGGCACGACTGGAGCGCTGTCGACGCGGACGGAGCCACGCCGGGCGTCGAGCGCGAGATGCTGTCGGGCCATGTGGAGGGCCAGTTGCTGCGCATGCTGGTCGGGGTCGCGGCGGCCCGGTCCGTCCTCGACATCGGGCTCTTCAGCGGCTACTCCTCGCTGGCCATGGCAGAGGGGCTGCCCGACGACGGCCGCGTCATCGGCTGCGAGGTCGATCCACGCGTGGCCGACTTCGCGCGGGACCGGCTCGAGCGGTCGCCGCACGGTCACAAGGTCGAGATCCGCGTCGGGCCCGCTACTGAGACCCTGGCGGCGCTGACCGCCGAGCAGCAGGTCTTCGACGTGGCGTTCCTCGACGCCGACAAGGGCGGCTACCAGGGCTACTTGACGCGGCTGCTCGATGACCGCCTGGTCCGCCCGGGCGGGCTGATCCTGGCCGACAACACGCTGCTGCAGGGCCAGCCGTACGCCACCGGCTCACCCAGCGGCTCTGGCGCGGCCATCGCGACCTTCAACGAGGCGGTCCTCGCCGAGCAACGGGTGGAGCAGGTCCTCATCCCGCTCCGGGACGGTGTGACGCTGATGCGGGTGCTCGGCGATGACTGA
- a CDS encoding HAD family hydrolase, translating into MPAILFGSISSVVDTSELQRQAFNDAFQHHGLNWHWDQELYRDLLQSNGGAQRIAAYGADRGVEVDADAVHATKSSRFQQLLAETSPSARPGVLETIRAAQASDVAVGMATTTSPLNVAAILRAAGISQDELDLVLTREDVDEGKPAPEVYLTALQQLELTAEECIAVEDNVGGVDAAADAGIRCVALPNANTARHDFGRADQVEAALDPAALVAAVSGTAAAS; encoded by the coding sequence ATGCCCGCCATCCTCTTCGGATCGATCAGCTCCGTCGTCGACACCTCAGAGTTGCAACGTCAGGCGTTCAACGACGCCTTCCAGCACCACGGCCTGAACTGGCACTGGGATCAGGAGCTGTACCGCGACCTGCTCCAGAGCAACGGTGGCGCCCAGCGCATTGCCGCATACGGCGCCGATCGCGGCGTCGAGGTCGACGCCGACGCCGTGCACGCCACGAAGTCCTCGCGCTTCCAGCAACTGCTGGCCGAGACCTCGCCGAGTGCCCGGCCCGGTGTGCTGGAGACGATCCGGGCTGCACAGGCGAGTGATGTGGCCGTCGGTATGGCGACCACGACGTCGCCGCTCAACGTCGCGGCGATCCTGCGAGCTGCCGGCATCAGCCAGGACGAGTTGGATCTGGTCCTGACCCGCGAGGACGTCGACGAGGGCAAGCCGGCACCGGAGGTGTACCTGACGGCGCTGCAGCAACTCGAGCTGACCGCAGAGGAGTGCATCGCGGTGGAGGACAACGTCGGCGGCGTCGACGCAGCCGCGGATGCCGGCATCCGTTGTGTGGCCCTGCCGAATGCCAACACCGCCCGCCACGACTTCGGCCGGGCTGACCAGGTCGAGGCGGCGCTTGATCCCGCCGCCCTGGTCGCGGCCGTCTCGGGGACCGCTGCCGCATCGTGA
- a CDS encoding sedoheptulose 7-phosphate cyclase: protein MTVSALISEYVENADLAALRSGTSDLAAVVTDPALEVLLHGVLGLDVYDEKVGRDLQSQGALTALPAVRQLRTSLNDSVVSVAGLIAEVAAAVDAGVAADWWRLAEGLRTRAEGSARLLDLLRTGPRGSAWADLADQLVQSDPHAVYPTSPYRRSDGHVLSSSDDTIIEAAMTQQTFTSLRIVEDVLDPDNRLLRDVWAPAGRVVAVVDSNVAGHLDGSLEGYFAAHDITVDQLVVRAMEVDKGLGTVERLLGHFKELGVSRREPVLVVGGGVLTDVAGLACALYHRNTPYVMLATSLVAGIDAGPSPRTCCDGFGYKNLVGAYHPPILTITDRTFFATLREGWLRHGVAEIIKMAVVEDADLFSQLEAVGPQLVTSRFGTLPGDDPVLAANSRQILAGALRSYVQAEYDNLYETHQARPHAYGHTWSPGFEIDAGLLHGHAVSIGMALGATAANRAGMIPESVLHRILRLQSGFGLSLWHDILEDRDLLWLAQERITQKRGGRLVAPVPTGDVGRCGYIDTLERTELEATVDHLRGLAASYPRAGRGIEPLCSDVGLEDPATVGHTTIGTATSR, encoded by the coding sequence ATGACCGTGTCCGCGCTGATCAGCGAGTACGTCGAGAACGCCGATCTGGCTGCCCTTCGCAGCGGGACCAGTGACCTCGCCGCCGTGGTCACCGACCCGGCCTTGGAGGTCTTGCTGCACGGCGTGTTGGGTCTGGATGTCTACGACGAGAAGGTCGGCCGTGATCTGCAGAGCCAGGGCGCGTTGACCGCACTCCCGGCCGTGCGGCAGCTGCGCACCTCGCTCAACGACTCGGTCGTCTCGGTGGCGGGGCTGATAGCGGAGGTTGCGGCGGCGGTGGATGCCGGCGTAGCCGCGGACTGGTGGCGTCTTGCCGAGGGTCTGCGCACTCGCGCGGAGGGGTCTGCACGACTGCTGGACCTGCTTCGCACCGGGCCGCGCGGCAGCGCCTGGGCAGATCTCGCGGATCAACTGGTGCAGTCCGACCCGCACGCGGTGTACCCGACCTCGCCGTATCGGCGCAGCGACGGCCACGTCCTGTCCAGCTCGGACGACACCATCATCGAGGCGGCGATGACCCAGCAGACGTTCACCTCTCTGCGCATCGTCGAGGACGTGCTGGACCCCGACAATCGACTGCTCCGCGATGTGTGGGCACCTGCCGGCCGGGTCGTCGCCGTGGTCGACAGCAACGTCGCGGGGCACCTCGACGGTTCACTGGAGGGCTACTTCGCGGCACACGACATCACCGTCGATCAGCTGGTGGTGCGGGCGATGGAGGTCGACAAGGGCCTCGGCACCGTCGAGCGATTGCTGGGCCACTTCAAGGAGTTGGGCGTGTCACGCCGCGAGCCGGTGCTCGTGGTCGGTGGGGGTGTCCTGACCGATGTCGCCGGTCTCGCCTGTGCGCTGTACCACCGCAACACGCCGTACGTGATGCTCGCCACCTCACTGGTTGCCGGCATCGACGCGGGACCGTCGCCACGGACCTGCTGTGATGGGTTCGGGTACAAGAACCTGGTCGGCGCCTACCACCCGCCGATCCTGACCATCACCGACCGGACGTTCTTCGCCACGCTGCGCGAGGGCTGGCTCCGTCACGGCGTGGCGGAGATCATCAAGATGGCCGTGGTCGAGGACGCCGACCTCTTCAGCCAACTCGAGGCCGTCGGCCCGCAACTGGTGACCTCACGCTTCGGGACACTGCCGGGTGACGATCCCGTGCTGGCGGCGAACTCCCGGCAGATCCTCGCCGGTGCGCTGCGGAGCTACGTCCAGGCGGAGTACGACAACCTCTACGAGACTCACCAGGCTCGCCCGCACGCCTATGGGCACACCTGGTCGCCAGGCTTCGAGATCGACGCTGGCCTGCTGCACGGCCACGCGGTGTCGATCGGGATGGCGCTGGGCGCCACGGCCGCGAATCGTGCCGGCATGATTCCCGAGTCGGTCCTGCACCGCATCCTGCGCCTGCAGAGCGGGTTCGGTCTGAGCCTGTGGCACGACATCCTCGAGGACCGTGACCTGCTGTGGCTCGCACAGGAGCGGATCACGCAGAAGCGCGGCGGCCGCCTCGTGGCCCCGGTGCCGACCGGCGATGTGGGCAGATGCGGCTACATCGACACGCTCGAGCGGACCGAACTCGAGGCCACGGTTGACCACCTCCGCGGCCTGGCGGCCAGCTATCCGCGGGCGGGTCGCGGCATCGAACCGCTCTGCAGCGACGTCGGACTGGAGGATCCGGCCACCGTCGGCCACACCACCATCGGCACCGCCACCAGCCGCTGA
- a CDS encoding amidase, with translation MSLTPPDLTALQAARDHYGLDLSRADLDSFKPLVEGLLASWDTVERLYEESASPTIERDWYRPDDADNPYNAWYVTCEISSGEDGPLAGRRVAIKDNTAVAGMPMMNGSATLEGFTPRRDATIVSRLIEAGATIAGKAVCEDLCFSGGSHTSRTGAVRNPWDERRSAGGSSSGSAALVAGGVVDMATGGDQGGSVRIPSAFCGTVGHKPTHGLVPYTGAFPIEQTIDHVGPITATVADAALMLGVIAGADGDDPRQPVGLQPQDYLAALGQDVTGMRLGVVTEGFGHDNSDPGVDQAVRDAIEALRRAGMTVEEVSIPWHRHATAIWDVIATEGATAQMVDTNGYGLNWDGLYDPECMDYYGSQWRQDPSQFSETVKLVLLAGRHALDEGHGSYYGMARNLVPTLRAAYDSVLEEVDVLVMPTLPITASKLPADDAPREEVIARALEMIANTCPMDVTGHPACSVPTALVDGLPAGMMLVGRRFDDATVLRVADAYERTVGGFPSAVGETTGSAV, from the coding sequence GGATCTCAGTCGCGCCGACCTGGACAGCTTCAAGCCGCTGGTCGAGGGGTTGTTGGCCTCGTGGGACACCGTCGAGCGGCTGTATGAGGAGTCGGCCTCTCCCACGATCGAACGCGACTGGTACCGGCCCGACGACGCCGACAACCCCTACAACGCCTGGTACGTGACCTGTGAGATCTCCTCCGGCGAGGACGGGCCCTTGGCCGGTCGGCGTGTGGCCATCAAGGACAACACGGCCGTGGCCGGCATGCCGATGATGAACGGCTCGGCCACCCTCGAGGGCTTCACCCCACGACGGGACGCCACCATCGTCTCCCGGCTGATCGAGGCCGGGGCGACCATCGCCGGGAAGGCGGTGTGCGAGGACCTGTGCTTCTCGGGCGGCTCGCACACGTCCCGGACCGGCGCGGTCCGCAACCCGTGGGACGAGCGCCGCTCCGCTGGTGGCAGCTCCTCCGGGAGTGCCGCGCTGGTGGCCGGCGGGGTGGTCGACATGGCCACCGGTGGCGACCAGGGCGGCTCGGTGCGCATCCCGTCGGCCTTCTGCGGGACGGTCGGTCATAAGCCCACGCACGGGCTGGTGCCCTACACCGGCGCGTTTCCGATCGAGCAGACCATCGACCACGTCGGCCCGATCACCGCCACCGTCGCCGACGCTGCACTGATGCTCGGCGTCATCGCCGGGGCGGACGGCGACGACCCGCGCCAGCCTGTCGGGCTCCAGCCGCAGGATTACCTGGCGGCGCTCGGCCAGGACGTGACCGGCATGCGGCTCGGGGTGGTCACCGAGGGCTTCGGTCATGACAACTCCGATCCCGGTGTCGACCAGGCTGTGCGGGACGCGATCGAGGCACTGCGCCGTGCGGGGATGACCGTCGAGGAGGTGTCGATCCCCTGGCACCGGCACGCCACGGCCATCTGGGACGTGATCGCCACGGAGGGGGCGACGGCGCAGATGGTCGACACGAACGGATACGGGCTGAACTGGGACGGCCTGTACGACCCGGAGTGCATGGACTACTACGGCAGCCAGTGGCGCCAGGATCCAAGCCAGTTCTCCGAGACGGTCAAGCTGGTGCTGCTGGCCGGTCGACACGCCCTCGACGAGGGGCACGGCTCCTACTACGGCATGGCCCGAAACCTGGTCCCGACGCTGCGAGCGGCGTACGACAGCGTGCTCGAGGAGGTCGACGTGCTGGTGATGCCGACGCTGCCGATCACGGCCAGCAAGCTGCCGGCCGACGACGCCCCACGGGAGGAGGTCATCGCGCGGGCCCTCGAGATGATCGCCAACACCTGCCCGATGGACGTCACCGGCCACCCGGCCTGCTCGGTCCCGACCGCACTGGTCGATGGCCTCCCGGCCGGGATGATGCTGGTCGGCCGCCGGTTCGACGACGCCACGGTGCTGCGCGTGGCGGACGCCTACGAGCGGACGGTCGGGGGCTTTCCTTCAGCCGTCGGGGAGACGACGGGGAGCGCCGTCTAG